Proteins from a single region of Amycolatopsis sp. CA-230715:
- a CDS encoding DUF5107 domain-containing protein: MTRLYRTEIRLPCADLGEENPLPPLEMLDKAQRVTNLDELPADLASNVEYGTLRSVLPCLLQDSYDRDRRERALPALVLENDHVTATVLPTLGGRLFSLYHKGEERELLYRNPVFQPANLALRGAWFAGGVEWNLGSTGHTTLTCEPMHASRVDGPDGTPVLRLWEWERTRDLPYQVDFWLPEDSEFVYVGVRIRNPHPRDVPAYWWSNIAVTRTERTRVLAPATQAWHYGYGGRLDLVDVPGESDLTYPARHEQAADFFFEVPDDRPRWIAAVEADGRGLAQLSTRRLRGRKLFVWGESDGGHRWQEWLAPGAPGYLEIQAGLARTQLEHLRLPGGQAWDWLEAYGPIRTDGAHGDWATAVRAAEDSLPFADLDERHAQWLAVADREPAEILHRGSGWGALEAARSSGPALPGTPFTSDTLGAAQAPWLALLDGAMGGADPLSAPAGTLVSEPWRALLEKAGESWEVWYHRGVARWYAEDRAGAVEAWRASVDASPNPWALRNLAVAGESPAELLAEAHHMAPDVRPLAIEAITAALDDPPSALALIEGLSEELRAYGRIKLLEARARLALGDRAGASRIFTDGFDLPDVREGETSLSDTWHALAGDEPLPARYDFRMKK, encoded by the coding sequence ATGACCCGCCTGTACCGCACTGAGATCCGGCTGCCGTGCGCGGACCTCGGCGAAGAAAATCCGTTGCCGCCGCTGGAAATGCTGGACAAGGCGCAGCGCGTCACGAACCTGGACGAGCTGCCAGCCGACCTGGCGTCCAATGTGGAGTACGGGACGCTGCGCAGCGTGCTGCCGTGCCTGCTCCAGGACTCCTACGACCGCGACCGGCGCGAGCGCGCCTTACCCGCGCTGGTGCTGGAGAACGACCACGTCACCGCGACCGTGCTGCCCACGCTCGGCGGCAGGCTCTTTTCCTTGTACCACAAGGGGGAGGAGCGCGAGCTGCTGTACCGGAACCCGGTGTTCCAGCCCGCGAACCTCGCACTCCGGGGAGCCTGGTTCGCGGGCGGGGTCGAGTGGAACCTCGGCAGCACCGGGCACACCACGCTCACCTGCGAGCCGATGCACGCGTCGCGTGTGGACGGTCCGGACGGGACACCGGTGCTGCGGCTGTGGGAATGGGAGCGGACCAGGGATCTGCCGTACCAGGTGGACTTCTGGCTCCCCGAGGACTCGGAGTTCGTCTACGTCGGCGTCCGGATCCGCAACCCGCACCCCCGCGACGTCCCGGCGTACTGGTGGTCGAACATCGCGGTGACGCGGACCGAGCGCACCCGCGTGCTCGCCCCGGCGACGCAGGCGTGGCACTACGGCTACGGCGGGCGGCTCGATCTCGTCGATGTGCCGGGCGAATCCGATCTCACCTATCCCGCACGGCACGAGCAGGCGGCGGACTTCTTCTTCGAGGTCCCCGACGACCGTCCACGGTGGATCGCCGCGGTCGAAGCCGACGGGCGCGGTCTCGCCCAGCTCTCGACGCGCCGCCTGCGTGGCCGCAAGCTCTTCGTGTGGGGCGAGTCCGACGGAGGGCACCGCTGGCAGGAATGGCTCGCGCCGGGCGCGCCGGGGTACCTGGAGATCCAGGCGGGTCTCGCGCGGACGCAGCTCGAACACCTGCGGCTACCCGGCGGGCAGGCGTGGGATTGGCTGGAGGCCTACGGTCCGATTCGGACGGACGGCGCACACGGCGATTGGGCCACCGCCGTGCGGGCCGCGGAGGACTCGCTCCCGTTCGCGGATCTGGACGAGCGGCACGCCCAGTGGCTCGCGGTCGCCGACCGCGAGCCTGCGGAGATCCTGCACCGCGGTTCCGGCTGGGGTGCGCTGGAGGCGGCTCGCTCCAGTGGCCCCGCGTTGCCGGGTACACCGTTCACTTCGGACACTCTCGGCGCGGCACAGGCGCCGTGGCTGGCGTTGCTCGACGGCGCGATGGGCGGCGCCGATCCCCTCTCCGCGCCCGCCGGGACGCTGGTGTCCGAGCCGTGGCGCGCGCTCCTGGAGAAGGCAGGGGAGAGCTGGGAGGTCTGGTACCACCGCGGGGTCGCGCGCTGGTACGCCGAGGACAGGGCGGGCGCCGTCGAAGCGTGGCGTGCGTCGGTGGACGCGAGCCCGAACCCGTGGGCCCTGCGGAACCTCGCCGTCGCGGGCGAGAGCCCCGCGGAACTGCTCGCCGAGGCGCACCACATGGCGCCGGACGTCCGTCCACTCGCGATCGAAGCGATCACCGCCGCTTTGGACGATCCGCCGTCCGCTTTGGCGCTGATCGAGGGGCTGAGCGAGGAACTGCGCGCGTACGGCCGCATCAAGCTGCTCGAAGCGCGCGCGAGGCTGGCACTCGGCGACCGGGCGGGGGCGTCGCGGATCTTCACCGACGGTTTCGACCTGCCCGACGTCCGAGAAGGAGAAACGTCCCTTTCGGACACTTGGCACGCGCTCGCCGGTGACGAACCGCTCCCCGCGCGCTACGACTTCCGGATGAAGAAGTGA
- the gltB gene encoding glutamate synthase large subunit: MTRHALQPREGLYDEQYEHDACGVAFVADLAGRRDHSIVRKALVALRNLEHRGARGAEPETGDGAGILIQVPDAFYREVVDFTLPEPGAYAVGTAFLPRDEKCRGRAMTTIERIAAEEGMQVLGWRELPVHAEHCGPTAATTMPYFTQLFLSAREPGVRDLALERLAFCVRKRVEHELAEADVDGTTGAYFPSLSSRTIVYKGMLTEPQVELFFDDLSDERVVSAIGLVHSRFSTNTFPSWPLAHPYRYVAHNGEINTLRGNRNWMDARESMLQSGLIPGELERIYPIITRGASDSASFDEVLELLHLGGRSLPHSVLMMIPEAWENHEEMDHRRRAFYEFHSTLMEPWDGPALVSFTDGTQIGAVLDRNGLRPARYWVTEDGLVVLASEVGVLEIEPSNIVRKGRLEPGRMFLVDTAEGRIIDDEEIKGGLAAEHPYGEWVEKGLLHLDDLPERDREVPTHHSLVRRQQAFGYTEEELDVLLQPMARTGAEPIGSMGNDSPLASLSSRPRQLFDYFIQLFAQVTNPPLDAIREELVTALGTQLGAEPNLLDASAESCRRIVLPFPVLDNDELAKLVHANDDGDLPEFQAVTVLGRYDVDGGGEALVRRLDEIRAEVSEAIEDGARLIVLSDRGVDEKHAAIPSLLLTGAVHHHLVREKTRTQVGLVVESGDAREVHHIALLIGYGVAAVNPYMAMATVEEMAQQGLIPGVDAKHATRNLIKALGKGVRKTMSKMGVSTVASYTGAQIFEAIGLGEEVIENCFTGTTSRLGGVGFETLADEVHERHRRAYPRDGVRASHRELETGADYQWRREGEPHLFNPQTVFKLQHSTRAGKYDVFKEYTKAVNDQSEKLLTLRGLFDFKSGERPPVPIEEVEPVSEIVKRFATGAISYGSISMEMHQTLAIAMNRLGGKSNTGEGGEDPERLYDPERRSAVKQVASGRFGVTSEYLVNADDIQIKMAQGAKPGEGGQLPGAKVYPWIAKTRFSTPGVGLISPPPHHDIYSIEDLAQLIHDLKNANPDARIHVKLVSEVGVGTVAAGVSKAHADVVLISGHDGGTGASPLSSIKHAGGPWELGLAETQQTLLANRLRDRIVVQTDGQLKTGRDVIIAALLGAEEFGFATAPLVVSGCIMMRVCHLDTCPVGVATQNPKLRAKFSGKADYVVNFFEFIAQEVREYLAELGFRSIAEAVGHAELLDKRRAVEHWKAEGLDLTPIFHVPELEPRAARHQVVAQDHGLDKALDNTLIQLAEGALSSGDKVRLELPVRNVNRTVGTMLGSELTKRWGGEGLPDDTIDVTFTGTAGQSFGAFVPKGITLRLVGDGNDYVGKGLSGGRIVVRPSPDAHFAAEEHIIAGNVIGYGATSGELFLRGKVGERFCVRNSGAVAVVEGVGDHGCEYMTGGRVVVLGPTGRNFAAGMSGGIAYVLDLDGGRVNGEMVDLDPLDGDDADFLRETVERHFVETESSVARALLADWDSGVDRFSKVMPKDYKRVLAAQAAAEREGRDVNEAIMEAAHG; encoded by the coding sequence GTGACCCGCCACGCACTTCAGCCCCGAGAAGGGCTGTACGACGAACAGTACGAGCACGACGCCTGCGGTGTGGCCTTCGTGGCCGATCTCGCCGGACGACGGGACCACAGCATCGTGCGCAAGGCGCTGGTCGCGCTGCGCAACCTCGAACACCGCGGCGCCAGGGGCGCCGAACCGGAGACCGGCGACGGGGCCGGGATCCTCATCCAGGTCCCCGACGCCTTCTACCGCGAGGTCGTGGACTTCACCCTGCCCGAGCCGGGCGCCTACGCGGTCGGCACCGCCTTCCTGCCGAGGGACGAGAAGTGCCGCGGCCGCGCGATGACGACGATCGAGCGCATCGCCGCCGAAGAGGGCATGCAGGTGCTCGGCTGGCGCGAACTGCCGGTGCACGCCGAGCACTGCGGGCCGACGGCCGCGACCACGATGCCGTACTTCACGCAGCTCTTCCTTTCCGCGCGCGAACCCGGCGTGCGGGACCTGGCACTGGAACGGCTCGCGTTCTGCGTGCGCAAGCGGGTCGAACACGAACTCGCCGAGGCCGATGTGGACGGCACCACCGGCGCGTACTTCCCCAGCCTTTCCTCGCGCACGATCGTCTACAAAGGAATGCTCACCGAGCCGCAGGTCGAACTGTTCTTCGACGACCTTTCCGACGAGCGCGTGGTGAGCGCGATCGGGCTCGTGCACTCGCGGTTCTCCACCAACACCTTCCCGTCGTGGCCGCTGGCACACCCGTACCGGTACGTCGCGCACAACGGCGAGATCAACACCTTGCGCGGCAACCGGAACTGGATGGACGCGCGCGAGTCGATGCTCCAATCAGGACTCATCCCCGGCGAGCTGGAGCGGATCTACCCGATCATCACGCGCGGCGCGAGCGACTCGGCGTCCTTCGACGAAGTGCTCGAACTGCTGCACCTCGGCGGCCGGAGCCTGCCGCACTCGGTGCTGATGATGATCCCCGAGGCGTGGGAAAACCACGAGGAAATGGACCACCGGCGCCGCGCCTTCTACGAGTTCCACTCGACGCTGATGGAACCGTGGGACGGCCCCGCGCTGGTGTCGTTCACCGACGGCACCCAGATCGGCGCGGTGCTCGACCGCAACGGCCTGCGCCCCGCGCGGTACTGGGTGACGGAGGACGGGCTCGTGGTGCTGGCCAGCGAGGTCGGCGTGCTGGAGATCGAACCGTCGAACATCGTCCGCAAGGGCAGGCTCGAACCCGGCCGCATGTTCCTCGTCGACACCGCCGAGGGCCGGATCATCGACGACGAGGAGATCAAGGGCGGGCTCGCCGCGGAGCACCCGTACGGCGAGTGGGTCGAAAAGGGCTTGCTGCACCTGGACGATCTGCCCGAACGCGACCGCGAAGTGCCGACGCACCATTCGCTGGTCCGCCGCCAGCAGGCGTTCGGCTACACCGAAGAAGAACTCGACGTGCTGCTGCAGCCGATGGCCCGCACCGGCGCGGAGCCGATCGGGTCGATGGGCAACGACTCGCCGCTGGCCTCGCTGTCCAGCAGGCCGAGGCAGCTCTTCGACTACTTCATCCAGCTCTTCGCCCAGGTCACGAACCCGCCGCTGGACGCGATCCGCGAGGAGCTGGTGACCGCGCTCGGCACGCAGCTCGGCGCGGAGCCGAACCTGCTCGACGCCAGCGCGGAATCCTGCCGGCGGATCGTGCTGCCGTTCCCGGTGCTGGACAACGACGAGCTGGCGAAACTGGTGCACGCCAACGACGACGGCGATCTCCCGGAGTTCCAGGCGGTCACCGTGCTGGGCCGGTACGACGTCGACGGCGGCGGCGAGGCGCTCGTGCGCAGGCTCGACGAAATCCGCGCCGAGGTGTCCGAAGCGATCGAGGACGGCGCGCGGCTCATCGTGCTGTCGGACCGCGGTGTCGACGAGAAGCACGCGGCGATCCCGTCGCTGCTGCTGACCGGCGCGGTGCACCACCACCTGGTGCGCGAGAAGACCCGCACCCAGGTCGGGCTCGTCGTCGAGTCCGGCGACGCGCGCGAGGTGCACCACATCGCGCTGCTCATCGGGTACGGGGTGGCCGCGGTCAACCCGTACATGGCGATGGCGACCGTCGAGGAAATGGCTCAGCAGGGCCTGATTCCCGGTGTCGACGCGAAGCACGCGACGCGGAACCTGATCAAGGCGCTCGGCAAGGGCGTCCGCAAGACGATGTCGAAGATGGGCGTCTCGACGGTCGCGTCCTACACCGGCGCGCAGATCTTCGAGGCGATCGGGCTCGGCGAAGAAGTCATCGAAAACTGTTTCACCGGAACGACTTCCCGCCTCGGCGGGGTCGGGTTCGAGACGCTGGCGGACGAGGTGCACGAGCGCCATCGCCGCGCCTACCCGCGCGACGGCGTGCGCGCGAGCCACCGCGAACTCGAAACCGGTGCCGACTACCAGTGGCGCCGCGAGGGCGAGCCGCACCTGTTCAACCCGCAGACCGTGTTCAAGCTGCAACATTCGACGCGGGCCGGGAAGTACGACGTCTTCAAGGAGTACACGAAGGCGGTCAACGACCAGTCCGAGAAGCTGCTGACGCTGCGCGGGCTGTTCGACTTCAAGAGCGGCGAGCGCCCGCCGGTGCCGATCGAAGAGGTCGAACCGGTTTCCGAGATCGTCAAGCGGTTCGCCACCGGCGCGATCTCCTACGGCTCGATCTCGATGGAGATGCACCAGACCCTGGCGATCGCGATGAACCGCCTCGGCGGCAAGTCGAACACCGGCGAGGGCGGCGAAGACCCGGAACGCCTCTACGACCCGGAGCGGCGCTCCGCCGTGAAGCAAGTCGCAAGTGGACGGTTCGGCGTCACCAGTGAGTACCTGGTCAACGCCGACGACATCCAGATCAAGATGGCGCAGGGCGCGAAGCCGGGCGAAGGCGGGCAGCTGCCCGGCGCGAAGGTGTACCCGTGGATCGCGAAGACGCGGTTCTCCACCCCCGGCGTCGGGCTGATTTCCCCGCCGCCGCACCACGACATCTACTCGATCGAAGACCTCGCGCAGCTCATCCACGATCTCAAGAACGCCAACCCGGACGCCCGCATCCACGTGAAGCTGGTGTCCGAGGTCGGCGTCGGCACGGTCGCCGCCGGTGTGTCCAAGGCGCACGCGGACGTCGTGCTGATCTCCGGTCACGACGGCGGGACGGGCGCTTCGCCGCTCTCGTCGATCAAGCACGCGGGCGGCCCGTGGGAGCTGGGCCTCGCCGAGACGCAGCAGACGCTGCTGGCGAACCGGCTCCGCGACCGGATCGTGGTGCAGACCGACGGCCAGCTCAAGACCGGCCGCGACGTGATCATCGCGGCGCTGCTCGGCGCCGAGGAGTTCGGGTTCGCGACCGCGCCGCTGGTGGTGTCGGGCTGCATCATGATGCGCGTGTGCCACCTCGACACCTGCCCGGTGGGTGTCGCGACGCAGAACCCCAAGCTGCGCGCCAAGTTCAGCGGCAAGGCCGACTACGTGGTGAACTTCTTCGAGTTCATCGCGCAGGAGGTCCGGGAGTACCTGGCGGAGCTGGGTTTCCGGTCGATCGCCGAGGCGGTCGGGCACGCGGAGCTGCTCGACAAGCGCAGGGCCGTCGAGCACTGGAAGGCCGAGGGCCTCGACCTGACGCCGATCTTCCACGTGCCCGAGCTGGAGCCGCGCGCCGCCCGCCACCAGGTGGTGGCGCAGGACCACGGCCTGGACAAGGCGCTCGACAACACGCTCATCCAGCTCGCCGAGGGCGCGCTCAGCTCGGGCGACAAGGTGCGCCTCGAACTGCCCGTCCGCAACGTCAACCGGACCGTCGGCACCATGCTCGGCTCCGAGCTGACCAAGCGGTGGGGCGGTGAGGGCCTGCCCGACGACACGATCGACGTGACGTTCACCGGTACCGCGGGCCAGTCCTTCGGCGCGTTCGTGCCGAAGGGGATCACGCTGCGGCTCGTCGGCGACGGCAACGACTACGTCGGCAAGGGCCTTTCCGGCGGCCGGATCGTGGTGCGCCCGTCGCCGGACGCGCACTTCGCCGCCGAGGAGCACATCATCGCGGGCAACGTGATCGGCTACGGCGCCACGAGCGGCGAGCTGTTCCTGCGCGGCAAGGTCGGCGAACGGTTCTGCGTGCGCAACTCCGGCGCGGTCGCGGTCGTCGAAGGCGTCGGCGACCACGGGTGCGAGTACATGACCGGCGGGCGCGTCGTGGTGCTCGGGCCGACCGGGCGGAACTTCGCGGCGGGCATGTCCGGCGGCATCGCCTACGTGCTCGACCTCGACGGCGGCCGCGTCAACGGCGAGATGGTCGACCTCGACCCGCTCGACGGCGACGACGCGGACTTCCTGCGGGAAACCGTGGAACGGCACTTCGTGGAGACGGAGTCGAGCGTGGCGCGCGCGCTGCTCGCCGACTGGGACAGCGGTGTCGACCGGTTCTCGAAGGTCATGCCCAAGGACTACAAGCGGGTGCTCGCGGCGCAGGCCGCTGCTGAGCGTGAAGGCCGCGATGTGAACGAAGCGATCATGGAGGCCGCTCATGGCTGA
- a CDS encoding helix-turn-helix domain-containing protein, with protein MANGPVTSRVLLGFELRQLREAAAMNIDTVADRTGWFASKIYRSERGEGALRAAEIDELLHLYSASAADAERIREIGVQARRRGSYGKVPEWTRQYYGLEQDASELRVHQGELIPGLIQTEAYARALLSTSKTMAPVDVEDAVLVRLRRQSRLTEPNPPKVHVVLGEAALCREVGGPDALRGQIDHLIEVAKLPNLTLQVLPFAAGAYAALGDGFTLLKVDIGDAPVTWVYLASLVGGKCRNEPTPVRTYELAFATLMGEALSEADSLTLLKRARRR; from the coding sequence ATGGCTAACGGTCCTGTCACTTCCCGGGTACTGCTCGGCTTCGAGCTGCGCCAGCTGAGGGAGGCCGCGGCCATGAATATCGACACTGTGGCCGACCGCACCGGCTGGTTCGCTTCCAAGATCTACCGATCGGAACGCGGTGAAGGTGCGCTGCGCGCGGCCGAGATCGATGAACTTCTGCACCTGTACAGCGCCAGCGCGGCGGATGCCGAGCGGATCCGTGAGATAGGTGTGCAGGCTCGCCGCCGAGGAAGCTACGGCAAGGTCCCGGAGTGGACTCGCCAGTACTACGGGCTGGAGCAGGACGCCTCGGAGCTTCGAGTTCATCAGGGCGAGTTGATCCCCGGGCTGATCCAGACCGAGGCTTATGCGCGAGCCCTGCTTTCGACCTCGAAGACGATGGCGCCGGTCGATGTGGAGGACGCGGTGCTGGTGCGGCTTCGCCGCCAGTCGCGGCTCACGGAGCCGAATCCGCCGAAGGTGCATGTGGTCCTGGGGGAAGCGGCGTTGTGCCGCGAAGTCGGGGGTCCGGATGCATTGCGTGGGCAAATCGACCACCTCATCGAAGTGGCGAAGCTGCCGAATCTGACTCTGCAGGTTCTTCCGTTCGCCGCCGGTGCCTATGCGGCGCTTGGTGATGGCTTCACCTTGCTCAAGGTGGACATCGGCGATGCTCCGGTGACGTGGGTCTACCTCGCGAGCCTGGTCGGTGGCAAGTGCCGGAACGAGCCAACGCCGGTACGCACCTATGAGCTCGCCTTTGCCACGCTGATGGGTGAGGCGCTCAGCGAAGCTGACTCGCTCACCCTTTTGAAGCGTGCCCGGCGGCGATAG
- a CDS encoding helix-turn-helix transcriptional regulator, with protein sequence MKAGEKVLFEGRDLGEIRDAMAASFGSRVLHAVKPGPDHAMLRITQLGSSTGDVRMLEVECGPAILVRPDALEDRYLLSIPLQGTGWTEVDGEQVDTREVLLGPAHTKVSISRNGGNRAIVLHFTREAIDAAAAERLGREPGGPTRFDPAVRSDHAKTAAWLALARTLADTARRGLLDDSPLGRHHLEQLLIHGLFEAQPHTFHEAVERHEAASLPAVVRRAVSFCEENASEPITVSDMAKAAGTSVRALQRGFRSQLGMSPLAHLRQVRLARVHEDLRAIGQGDQPGTVTEVALRWGFPHLGRFSQLYRETYGEPPSHTLRSA encoded by the coding sequence ATGAAGGCTGGGGAGAAGGTTCTGTTCGAAGGACGGGACCTCGGGGAGATCCGTGACGCCATGGCGGCGAGCTTCGGATCGCGCGTGCTGCACGCGGTCAAACCGGGGCCGGACCACGCGATGCTCCGGATCACGCAACTGGGGTCGAGCACCGGCGACGTGCGGATGCTCGAGGTCGAATGCGGTCCCGCGATACTGGTCCGCCCGGACGCGCTGGAGGACCGGTACCTGCTGAGCATCCCGCTCCAGGGCACCGGCTGGACGGAGGTCGACGGCGAACAGGTCGACACCCGCGAGGTACTGCTGGGACCGGCGCACACGAAGGTGTCGATCAGCCGGAACGGCGGCAACCGGGCGATCGTGCTGCACTTCACCCGCGAGGCGATCGACGCCGCGGCGGCGGAGCGGCTCGGCCGCGAGCCGGGCGGGCCGACCAGGTTCGACCCCGCCGTCCGGTCCGACCACGCGAAGACGGCGGCCTGGCTCGCGCTGGCGCGCACGCTCGCCGACACCGCGCGACGGGGGCTGCTCGACGATTCGCCGCTCGGGCGGCACCACCTCGAACAGCTCCTCATCCACGGCTTGTTCGAAGCGCAGCCGCACACCTTCCACGAAGCGGTGGAGCGACACGAAGCGGCTTCACTGCCCGCCGTGGTGCGCCGCGCCGTTTCCTTCTGCGAAGAAAACGCGAGCGAACCCATCACGGTCAGCGACATGGCGAAGGCCGCGGGCACCAGCGTTCGCGCGCTCCAACGCGGGTTCCGCAGCCAGCTGGGGATGAGCCCGCTCGCCCACCTCCGGCAGGTGCGGCTGGCGCGGGTGCACGAAGACCTGCGCGCGATCGGGCAGGGTGACCAGCCCGGAACCGTGACGGAGGTCGCGCTGCGATGGGGATTCCCCCATCTGGGGCGATTTTCCCAGCTGTACCGGGAAACCTACGGGGAGCCGCCGTCCCACACCCTGCGCTCGGCGTGA
- a CDS encoding DeoR/GlpR family DNA-binding transcription regulator yields MKRHVRLARLLEIVGERGKVEVEELSAELTVSTATVRRDLDHLAEQSLLTRTRGGAVASSVSYDLPLRYKSGRHAPQKSRIATEVAALVPPGAVVGLNGGTTTTEVARLLSTRRDLTTRDGPGLTVVTNALNIAAELAVRRHLKLVVTGGVARPHSFELTGPLATKVLSEIALDLVILGVDALDPEGGAFAHHEGEANINRLMVRRGTRVVVAADSSKLGLRAFARICEIGAVHTVVTDAEVHADLKRRFEAAGVDLRAV; encoded by the coding sequence GTGAAACGCCACGTCCGGCTCGCCCGCCTGCTCGAAATCGTCGGAGAGCGCGGCAAGGTCGAGGTCGAGGAGCTGAGCGCCGAACTCACCGTCTCGACGGCGACCGTACGCCGCGATCTCGACCACCTCGCCGAGCAGAGCCTGCTCACCAGGACCCGTGGCGGCGCGGTGGCCAGCTCGGTGTCCTACGACCTTCCGCTGCGCTACAAGTCGGGGCGGCACGCGCCGCAGAAGTCGCGGATCGCGACCGAGGTCGCCGCGCTGGTGCCGCCGGGTGCCGTGGTCGGCCTCAACGGCGGCACCACCACGACGGAGGTCGCGAGGCTGCTCAGCACCCGGCGCGACCTGACCACGCGGGACGGGCCTGGCCTCACCGTGGTGACGAACGCGCTCAACATCGCCGCGGAACTCGCCGTGCGGCGCCATCTCAAGCTCGTGGTGACCGGCGGGGTCGCGCGGCCGCATTCGTTCGAGCTGACCGGCCCGCTCGCCACGAAGGTCCTCTCGGAGATCGCACTCGATCTGGTGATCCTCGGCGTCGACGCGCTCGATCCCGAAGGTGGTGCGTTCGCGCACCACGAAGGCGAAGCGAACATCAACCGTCTGATGGTGCGGCGCGGCACGCGCGTGGTCGTCGCGGCCGACTCCTCGAAACTCGGCCTCCGCGCGTTCGCCCGGATCTGCGAAATCGGCGCCGTGCACACCGTGGTCACCGACGCCGAGGTCCACGCCGACCTGAAACGCCGCTTCGAAGCCGCGGGCGTGGATCTCCGCGCGGTATAG
- a CDS encoding DUF397 domain-containing protein: MTSSVVGIRDTKDRDGGRLTLTSNAFISFTKTLAG; this comes from the coding sequence GTGACTTCGTCGGTAGTCGGGATCCGGGATACGAAGGACCGGGATGGCGGTCGTTTGACCCTCACCTCGAACGCCTTCATCTCGTTCACGAAAACCCTTGCCGGGTAA
- a CDS encoding glutamate synthase subunit beta — translation MADPKGFLTTERELPTRRPVPLRLMDWREVYEDFATTKLEKQAGRCMDCGIPFCHQGCPLGNLIPEWNTLVWRQDWRDAIERLHATNNFPEFTGTLCPAPCETACVLGINDDPVTIKRVEISIVDRAFEEGWVTPQPPETRTGKKVAVVGSGPSGLAAAQQLTRAGHDVVVFERADKIGGLLRYGIPEFKMEKRRLDRRLDQMRAEGTEFRTSVNVGVDITAEELTRSYDAVVLAGGATAWRDLPIDGRDHEGVYQAMEYLPPANRVASGELETSPISAEGKHVVVIGGGDTGADCVGTAHRQGAKSVTQLEIMPKPPEARPDANPWPTYPMIYRVSSAHEEGGERLYSVNTQEFLADDDGNLRALSLVEVRREDGKFVPADGTERELPAQLVLLAMGFLGPQREGLLTELGVELDERGNVRRDANFKTSLDNVFVAGDMGRGQSLIVWAIAEGRSAAAGADAYLTGRDVLPAPIAPTDRPIA, via the coding sequence ATGGCTGACCCCAAAGGGTTTCTGACCACTGAACGGGAACTTCCCACCCGGCGGCCGGTTCCGCTGCGGCTGATGGACTGGCGCGAGGTCTACGAGGACTTCGCGACCACGAAGCTGGAGAAGCAGGCGGGCCGCTGCATGGACTGCGGCATCCCGTTCTGCCACCAGGGTTGCCCGCTGGGAAACCTCATCCCGGAGTGGAACACGCTGGTGTGGCGCCAGGACTGGCGCGACGCGATCGAGCGGCTGCACGCGACCAACAACTTCCCGGAGTTCACCGGCACGCTGTGCCCGGCGCCGTGCGAGACCGCGTGCGTGCTCGGCATCAACGACGACCCGGTGACGATCAAGCGCGTCGAGATCTCGATCGTCGACCGCGCCTTCGAGGAGGGCTGGGTCACCCCGCAGCCGCCGGAAACCCGCACCGGCAAGAAGGTCGCCGTGGTCGGGTCCGGTCCGTCGGGGCTGGCCGCGGCGCAGCAGCTGACCAGGGCGGGCCACGACGTGGTGGTGTTCGAGCGGGCCGACAAGATCGGTGGCCTGCTGCGCTACGGCATCCCCGAGTTCAAGATGGAGAAGCGCCGCCTCGACCGCAGGCTGGACCAAATGCGGGCGGAGGGCACGGAGTTCCGCACGAGCGTGAACGTCGGCGTCGACATCACGGCCGAGGAACTGACGAGGTCCTACGACGCGGTGGTGCTGGCGGGCGGTGCGACGGCGTGGCGCGATCTGCCGATCGACGGCCGCGACCACGAGGGCGTCTACCAGGCGATGGAGTACCTGCCCCCGGCGAACCGGGTCGCCTCCGGTGAGCTGGAGACCTCGCCGATCAGTGCCGAGGGCAAGCACGTGGTGGTCATCGGCGGCGGTGACACCGGCGCGGACTGCGTCGGCACGGCGCACCGCCAGGGCGCGAAATCGGTGACGCAGCTCGAGATCATGCCGAAGCCGCCGGAGGCGCGTCCCGACGCGAACCCGTGGCCGACCTACCCGATGATCTACCGCGTCTCGTCGGCGCACGAAGAGGGCGGCGAGCGCCTGTACTCGGTGAACACGCAGGAGTTCCTCGCCGACGACGACGGGAACCTCCGCGCGCTCTCGCTGGTGGAGGTGCGCCGCGAGGACGGGAAGTTCGTGCCGGCCGACGGCACCGAGCGGGAGCTGCCCGCTCAGCTCGTGCTGCTCGCGATGGGGTTCCTCGGGCCGCAGCGCGAGGGCCTGCTCACCGAGCTGGGTGTGGAGCTGGACGAGCGAGGCAACGTGCGGCGCGACGCGAACTTCAAGACCAGCCTCGACAACGTGTTCGTCGCCGGTGACATGGGCCGCGGCCAGTCGCTGATCGTGTGGGCGATCGCGGAGGGCCGGTCCGCCGCCGCGGGCGCGGACGCGTATCTCACCGGCCGGGACGTGCTCCCCGCCCCGATCGCGCCGACGGACAGGCCGATCGCCTAG